Genomic DNA from Caloranaerobacter ferrireducens:
TCAGATTATAAGTATATAAGGATAACGGTAAATGGAGAAGTTATTAAAAAAATTACTTTTGGTAAAAACATGATTGGAAAGACTATTGATATAAGAACACAATACGGTTATAACAAGATTGAAATTGGTGATGGGAAGGTTAGAGTGATAGATGCAGATTGTCCTGATAAATTAGATGTTAAGCAGGGCTGGATATCAAAACCTGGAGAAATTATAGTTTGCTTACCACATAAATTGACTATTGAGATAGTTGGAGAAAATAAAGAAGATAATAAAATAGATGATGTAAGCTACTAGAAAGAGTGAGTAAAGTGAATAATATAAAAAAGGTTATTTTTTTATCGTTATTAGTAGCATTAGGACTTGCACTAAGTATACTTGAATCTTTCATACCATTACCTTTTATAGCGCCTGGAGCAAAATTAGGTTTAGCCAATATTGTAATTTTATCTACTTTAATTATTTTTGGGTTTAAAGAAGCTTTGACAGTAGCAATACTAAGAAGTATAACATTCAGTTTAGCAACTGGAAGTATTACAGGTTTATTTTATAGTTTAGCTGGAAGCCTTCTAAGCTTAGTTGCAATGTATTTTGTATATAGATTTTTATCAAGGATGTTTAGCGTTATAGGTATAAGTATTATAGGAGCTGTTTTTCATAATATAGGTCAAATAAGTGTTGCGAGTATTATAATGGAGAATATTAAGATATTTTCGTATTTACCAGTTATGAATTTAGTTAGCTTATTTACTGGATATTTTGTAGGTTTAAGTACTCTTTATGCGACAAAACATTTAAAAAAAATATTTAATTTATGATTTCTAAGGAGGGTTATAATGAGAGCAAGAACTAGAAATCCCTGGATTTTATTTTTATTATTAATTACGGGGATTGTAATTGGTGGGATAATTGGAGATTTACTAAGTGATAAGGTACCTTTATTGGCGTATAATTATGCAATAGGATTAAAATCTCCAATACATTTAGACCTAAAAGTGATCAACTTAACTT
This window encodes:
- a CDS encoding NusG domain II-containing protein — encoded protein: MTKWDKYLIFFIILLSIIGLSIVKSDISKSDYKYIRITVNGEVIKKITFGKNMIGKTIDIRTQYGYNKIEIGDGKVRVIDADCPDKLDVKQGWISKPGEIIVCLPHKLTIEIVGENKEDNKIDDVSY
- a CDS encoding Gx transporter family protein is translated as MNNIKKVIFLSLLVALGLALSILESFIPLPFIAPGAKLGLANIVILSTLIIFGFKEALTVAILRSITFSLATGSITGLFYSLAGSLLSLVAMYFVYRFLSRMFSVIGISIIGAVFHNIGQISVASIIMENIKIFSYLPVMNLVSLFTGYFVGLSTLYATKHLKKIFNL
- a CDS encoding DUF4321 domain-containing protein: MRARTRNPWILFLLLITGIVIGGIIGDLLSDKVPLLAYNYAIGLKSPIHLDLKVINLTFGLAIDVSVASVIGLIISVFIYRKL